A stretch of Lactiplantibacillus brownii DNA encodes these proteins:
- a CDS encoding Nramp family divalent metal transporter: protein MFATKGSTGSGIHSTGTDSKSLDEVNGSVRVPKNASFWRTLVAYTGPGALVAVGYMDPGNWITSIAGGSQYKYALLSVILLSSLIAMLLQAMAARLGIVTGKDLAQLTRERTSKRMGIFLWVITELAIMATDVAEIIGSGIALKLLFGFPLIVGILITTADVLILLLLMKLGFRKIEAIVATLVAVILFVFLYEVIISQPNVPEMLKGYVPTTKIVSNQSMLYLALGIVGATVMPHNLYLGSSISQTRAVDRSDEKEVAKAVKFTTIDSNIQLSVAFVVNSLLLILGAALFFGTKGDLGRFVDLYNALGDSKIVGSIASPVLSMLFAVALLSSGQSSTITGTLSGQIIMEGFIRLKMPLWAQRLLTRLISVAPVLAFAIYYHGNEAKIESLLTFSQVFLSIALPFAMIPLVKFTSDSKLMGNFKNRRWVEWTAWVITAILIVLNIYLILQTIGLV, encoded by the coding sequence ATGTTCGCCACTAAAGGGAGTACCGGCAGTGGTATTCATTCGACTGGGACCGATAGTAAAAGCTTGGACGAAGTGAATGGGAGTGTTCGCGTTCCAAAGAATGCCAGCTTTTGGCGCACATTAGTGGCATACACGGGACCGGGGGCTTTAGTCGCAGTCGGGTACATGGATCCAGGTAACTGGATTACATCGATTGCTGGGGGTTCACAGTATAAGTACGCGTTGCTATCCGTCATCTTACTTTCAAGTTTGATTGCGATGTTGTTACAAGCTATGGCAGCGCGGTTGGGGATTGTCACTGGGAAGGATTTAGCCCAATTGACCCGGGAACGGACGTCAAAACGTATGGGGATCTTTCTCTGGGTTATTACTGAATTAGCTATTATGGCGACCGATGTGGCCGAAATCATTGGTTCTGGGATCGCGTTGAAACTGTTATTCGGTTTCCCGTTGATTGTCGGCATCTTGATTACCACCGCCGATGTTTTGATCTTGTTATTATTGATGAAGTTAGGCTTCCGTAAAATTGAAGCCATTGTGGCAACCTTGGTTGCGGTGATCTTATTCGTCTTCTTGTATGAAGTCATTATTTCACAGCCAAACGTCCCTGAAATGTTAAAAGGTTACGTGCCAACGACCAAGATCGTTAGCAATCAATCTATGTTGTACTTAGCCTTAGGGATTGTTGGGGCGACTGTTATGCCACATAATCTCTATCTGGGATCATCTATTTCACAAACACGGGCTGTTGACCGGAGTGACGAAAAGGAAGTTGCGAAGGCCGTTAAATTTACGACGATCGACTCGAACATTCAATTGTCAGTCGCATTTGTCGTCAACAGTTTACTTTTGATTTTGGGCGCCGCCTTGTTCTTCGGGACGAAAGGTGATTTAGGTCGCTTCGTTGACCTGTACAACGCGCTTGGTGATAGCAAGATTGTTGGCTCGATTGCGAGTCCTGTCTTGAGTATGTTATTCGCCGTGGCACTGTTGTCATCTGGTCAAAGTTCGACCATTACTGGGACGTTATCTGGTCAAATTATCATGGAAGGGTTTATCCGCTTAAAGATGCCACTTTGGGCACAACGGTTATTAACGCGTTTGATTTCCGTCGCGCCAGTGTTAGCTTTCGCGATTTACTACCATGGAAATGAAGCAAAGATTGAAAGCCTCCTGACGTTCTCACAAGTCTTCTTGAGTATCGCGTTACCATTTGCGATGATTCCGTTAGTTAAGTTCACGAGTGATTCTAAACTGATGGGTAATTTTAAGAATCGACGTTGGGTTGAATGGACGGCTTGGGTCATTACCGCCATCCTAATCGTTTTAAATATTTATCTGATTCTACAAACCATTGGCTTAGTTTAG
- a CDS encoding NUDIX hydrolase codes for MSKKFHHAFGVYGVMTDGKNLVVIKKNGGPYLNRFDLPGGSLDDGEPLAHAIKREIQEETQIEVIQVKQLGTTSFRFPWQYKNWQYNQHICVFYNIEKFSGPIADKVAQFTGQDSLGAVWIELSKTSIENSSPLVLKAKEYVESGLVFDVEDQYFETWDVLEEPAF; via the coding sequence ATGAGCAAAAAATTTCATCACGCTTTTGGTGTCTATGGTGTCATGACAGATGGGAAGAATTTAGTTGTTATTAAGAAAAATGGCGGACCTTATCTAAACCGTTTTGATTTGCCGGGTGGCAGTCTGGACGATGGTGAGCCTTTAGCGCATGCGATAAAGCGTGAGATCCAGGAAGAAACCCAAATTGAAGTAATCCAGGTGAAACAGCTCGGAACAACCAGTTTTAGATTTCCGTGGCAATATAAAAATTGGCAGTACAATCAGCATATTTGTGTTTTTTACAATATCGAAAAATTTTCAGGCCCTATTGCTGATAAAGTAGCCCAATTTACAGGACAAGACTCGCTCGGTGCTGTCTGGATCGAGTTATCAAAAACTTCCATTGAGAATTCTTCACCACTTGTTTTGAAGGCCAAAGAATATGTTGAAAGTGGTCTGGTTTTTGATGTTGAAGATCAATATTTCGAAACTTGGGACGTTTTAGAGGAGCCTGCTTTTTAA
- a CDS encoding TetR/AcrR family transcriptional regulator, whose product MSEIETIQAYYAASLGKDGQITKTQQKILAAALALFAEKSYEEVGTREIADRAGVAEGTLFHNFVNKNGILDAIMQPIVKNILPTMLNTLDQAVLDGDSQTLDAFIVALVTDRVAFAERNQESLAVILSQFFNNEADRAAVMGMVSPVILTQANEVMDRLKAAGELVEWPNRMILQLLFSTLGGYLVEKVLYPELNQLTTAATVRYLSDFLVNGLSPRRMPLHVD is encoded by the coding sequence ATGAGTGAAATTGAAACCATCCAGGCGTATTATGCCGCCTCGTTAGGTAAGGATGGTCAGATTACCAAGACCCAGCAAAAGATTTTAGCTGCGGCCTTGGCGTTGTTTGCCGAGAAGAGCTATGAAGAAGTCGGGACGCGAGAAATCGCGGATCGTGCCGGAGTGGCTGAGGGGACACTTTTCCATAATTTTGTTAATAAGAACGGGATTTTGGATGCCATTATGCAGCCAATTGTGAAAAATATTTTACCAACGATGCTGAACACTTTGGATCAAGCGGTTTTAGATGGTGATAGTCAAACTTTAGATGCGTTTATTGTTGCATTAGTCACGGATCGCGTGGCTTTTGCTGAACGAAATCAAGAATCGTTGGCAGTGATTTTGTCCCAATTTTTCAATAATGAGGCTGATCGAGCCGCGGTCATGGGAATGGTTTCACCAGTAATTTTGACCCAGGCCAACGAAGTGATGGATCGTCTGAAGGCGGCCGGCGAGTTAGTCGAGTGGCCCAATCGCATGATCTTACAATTGCTGTTTTCAACGTTGGGCGGTTATCTGGTTGAAAAAGTTTTATATCCAGAACTCAATCAGCTCACAACCGCTGCAACCGTGCGGTATCTCAGCGATTTCTTAGTAAATGGTTTGAGCCCACGTCGAATGCCCTTACATGTGGATTAA
- the celB gene encoding PTS cellobiose transporter subunit IIC — MSENNKSSFVNDRLVPLFGKIAGSRHLIALRDGMTLAVPMIIIGSVFMIIAQFPIQGYQNFMLNTFGKNWATIVQYPTNASFHVMGLIAVIGISYNMAKSYKVDPISASIVSMSAWLLTIPLNTDKAGALWVPLTQLDSAGLFTALLIGLFITDLYVFMVHRNWTIKMPDSVPPAVSNSFAALVPGAIILVLIWVLRLLVEATPMGSIPNVISFVLAKPLGLLSNTLPGALVAEFLICLLWIFGIHGANVVSGVMSPIWLSAMSQNAHAVSAGKAIPNIVTSQFFDNFIHMGGSGATLGLAFMIAFVSRSAEFKTLGKLIIGPAIFNINEPIVFGLPIVMNYRMAIPFILAPLTNVVTTYVAMSTGLVAKTMGVMVPWTTPPIISGYLATGHVSGAVMQIVNIVLDGAIYYFFFKALDRDKVKEEKTFAAKEAAAAAQTAKA, encoded by the coding sequence ATGAGCGAAAACAACAAATCAAGTTTCGTTAATGACCGACTCGTCCCATTATTTGGTAAGATTGCTGGTTCTCGTCACTTAATCGCATTACGTGATGGGATGACACTAGCCGTACCAATGATCATCATCGGGTCAGTCTTCATGATCATTGCTCAATTCCCAATCCAAGGTTATCAAAACTTTATGTTAAATACCTTTGGTAAGAACTGGGCAACCATTGTTCAATATCCAACCAACGCATCATTCCATGTCATGGGTTTAATCGCCGTTATTGGGATTTCTTATAATATGGCTAAGAGTTACAAAGTCGATCCAATTTCAGCATCGATTGTTTCTATGAGTGCTTGGCTGTTAACTATTCCGCTAAACACTGATAAAGCAGGGGCGCTTTGGGTACCCTTAACACAACTAGATTCGGCTGGTTTGTTTACTGCTCTTCTTATTGGTTTATTCATTACCGATCTTTATGTGTTCATGGTTCACCGCAATTGGACGATTAAGATGCCCGATAGTGTGCCACCGGCTGTCAGCAACTCATTTGCGGCCTTAGTTCCTGGTGCTATTATCTTAGTCTTGATCTGGGTTTTACGTTTACTCGTCGAAGCAACCCCAATGGGCAGTATTCCAAACGTGATTTCATTCGTTTTGGCAAAACCATTAGGCTTGTTGAGTAACACCTTACCAGGCGCTTTAGTTGCTGAATTCTTGATCTGTTTACTTTGGATCTTCGGGATTCATGGTGCCAACGTTGTTTCTGGCGTGATGTCACCAATCTGGTTATCTGCAATGTCACAAAACGCACATGCTGTTAGTGCTGGCAAAGCTATTCCTAACATCGTTACGTCACAATTCTTCGATAACTTCATCCACATGGGTGGTTCTGGTGCGACCCTTGGGTTAGCCTTCATGATTGCCTTTGTTTCACGGAGTGCTGAATTTAAGACTTTAGGTAAATTAATTATCGGACCTGCTATCTTTAACATTAACGAACCAATCGTCTTTGGTTTGCCAATCGTTATGAACTACCGGATGGCGATTCCATTCATCTTGGCCCCATTAACCAACGTTGTCACAACTTATGTTGCGATGTCTACTGGTTTGGTTGCTAAGACGATGGGTGTCATGGTTCCTTGGACCACGCCGCCAATTATCTCTGGTTATCTGGCAACTGGTCATGTTTCCGGTGCCGTTATGCAAATCGTTAACATCGTTCTTGATGGCGCGATTTACTACTTCTTCTTCAAGGCTTTGGATCGTGACAAAGTTAAAGAAGAAAAGACTTTTGCTGCTAAAGAAGCTGCTGCTGCAGCCCAAACTGCTAAAGCCTAA
- a CDS encoding cation-translocating P-type ATPase: MTERYLPPLKTGLTAAEVQKRIAAGQHNEPLPPLTRSVQQIFRDNLLTLFNLINVLLGGLVFMTGSYKNLLFLCVVIVNTAIGIFQEIRAKRQVDKLSILSAAKLTVRRDGQALLVDQADLVQDDLISVTRGDQLPVDAVVRETTGLEVDESQITGESEPIIKGPGEALISGSVLLGGHGIVQATVVGHGSYIKQLARSAKTNRRKPSRLLTIINRIIKILTVTIIPLGTALFISTLMRGSGQNRAILGTVAAMVGMIPEGLVLLTSVALAAGAFTLGRHQVLVRELPAIEALARVDILCLDKTGTITSGNLKFERIEPWADISAGTVQTTLAKLVSAINDDNETAQAIQAGLGKPNVTPDEVMPFSSGRKWSGASFDGQAYVLGAPEFIFREVSPALKQRIHQLAQQGFRLLVLAKVAQLTTPKPTEPEALGLVLITDELRPHARDTFGFFEKQDVALKVISGDNPVTVASIAQRAGIAGADRLIDMSQVGTEPDYDHLVATYNVFGRVTPQQKAGLIKAYQTAGHTVAMTGDGVNDLLAMRQSDCSVAMASGSEATKSLADFVLLDSNFDAMIQVLNEGRRVINNIERVAALYLIKTMYSVALTVIFIFMRHSYPFEPIQLTPISSLMVGIPTFFLALQPDYTRITSRFMKQVMEIAVPAAIAVVGYIMVIDLLGAEFNLNFATTSTLNVLLTGIISLNALLIAARPLNRFKIGLVVLMATLFAMAFLFAGRIFSLVNLLDWHLALIYLPLMLSAYPVFILLQNGLGRRVLSKIRWK, from the coding sequence ATGACCGAACGTTATTTACCACCATTAAAAACAGGTTTGACCGCAGCCGAGGTCCAAAAACGGATTGCAGCTGGACAGCATAATGAACCACTACCACCATTGACGCGCAGTGTGCAACAGATTTTTCGCGATAACCTGTTGACGTTATTTAACTTAATCAATGTGTTATTAGGTGGTTTAGTTTTTATGACGGGGAGTTATAAAAACCTGCTATTTTTATGCGTTGTGATTGTGAATACGGCCATCGGGATCTTTCAAGAAATTCGAGCGAAGCGGCAAGTCGATAAGCTATCGATCCTATCTGCGGCGAAGTTGACGGTTCGACGAGATGGGCAAGCATTACTGGTCGATCAAGCTGACTTGGTACAAGATGACTTGATCAGTGTGACTCGTGGGGACCAGTTACCAGTCGATGCGGTTGTCCGCGAAACGACTGGACTAGAGGTCGATGAATCACAAATTACCGGGGAATCGGAGCCGATTATTAAAGGCCCCGGTGAGGCTTTAATCTCAGGTAGTGTCTTATTAGGTGGGCACGGCATCGTGCAAGCCACAGTAGTCGGCCATGGTAGTTATATCAAACAATTGGCTCGCTCGGCGAAAACTAATCGACGGAAACCAAGCCGTTTATTAACGATTATCAATCGAATTATTAAAATATTGACGGTGACGATTATTCCGCTCGGGACGGCGTTGTTCATCTCGACCTTGATGCGGGGTTCAGGTCAGAATCGGGCGATTTTAGGCACGGTGGCGGCGATGGTCGGTATGATTCCCGAAGGCTTGGTGCTGCTGACATCCGTCGCTTTAGCGGCCGGTGCCTTCACACTGGGCCGTCATCAAGTGTTGGTCCGTGAATTACCCGCGATTGAGGCATTAGCGCGCGTTGACATTCTGTGCTTGGATAAAACGGGGACCATCACCAGTGGTAATTTGAAATTTGAACGCATTGAACCGTGGGCCGATATTTCAGCTGGAACGGTTCAAACCACGCTGGCGAAGCTAGTCAGTGCGATTAATGACGATAACGAAACGGCGCAAGCCATTCAGGCGGGGCTAGGTAAACCAAATGTGACCCCGGATGAAGTGATGCCATTTTCATCCGGTCGTAAATGGAGTGGGGCGAGCTTTGACGGCCAAGCCTATGTTTTAGGTGCGCCAGAGTTTATCTTCCGAGAAGTCTCACCAGCGTTGAAGCAGCGGATTCACCAATTGGCACAGCAAGGTTTCCGGCTCTTAGTTTTGGCAAAGGTGGCCCAGTTGACGACGCCCAAGCCCACTGAGCCCGAAGCCTTGGGGTTGGTTTTGATTACCGATGAATTACGGCCACATGCGCGCGACACGTTTGGTTTCTTTGAAAAACAAGATGTGGCGCTAAAAGTTATCTCTGGCGATAATCCCGTCACGGTCGCCAGTATCGCCCAGCGCGCTGGTATCGCGGGGGCCGACCGGTTGATTGATATGAGTCAAGTTGGCACGGAACCGGACTATGATCATTTAGTCGCAACTTATAATGTTTTCGGACGTGTAACACCGCAACAAAAAGCCGGTCTGATCAAGGCTTACCAGACGGCTGGCCATACGGTTGCCATGACTGGTGATGGTGTGAACGATTTATTAGCGATGCGGCAATCGGATTGCAGTGTGGCGATGGCGAGTGGGAGTGAAGCCACGAAGAGTTTGGCTGATTTCGTCTTGTTGGATTCTAATTTTGATGCGATGATCCAAGTTTTAAATGAGGGTCGACGGGTCATCAATAATATTGAACGAGTGGCGGCATTGTATCTGATCAAAACGATGTATTCAGTCGCATTGACGGTGATTTTCATCTTTATGCGCCACAGTTATCCTTTTGAACCGATTCAGTTAACGCCAATTTCATCGTTAATGGTTGGGATTCCGACTTTCTTCTTAGCCTTACAACCGGATTACACACGAATCACAAGTCGGTTTATGAAACAGGTTATGGAGATAGCAGTTCCCGCAGCCATTGCGGTAGTCGGTTATATTATGGTAATTGATTTGTTGGGCGCAGAGTTTAATTTGAACTTTGCCACGACCTCGACGTTGAACGTGTTATTGACCGGTATTATCAGTTTAAATGCGCTACTCATTGCGGCGCGACCGCTGAATCGGTTCAAAATTGGACTCGTCGTGTTAATGGCGACCTTGTTCGCGATGGCGTTCCTATTCGCCGGTCGAATTTTCTCGCTGGTCAATTTACTTGATTGGCATTTAGCTTTGATTTATCTACCTTTGATGTTGAGTGCCTACCCGGTTTTTATCCTGTTACAAAATGGTCTGGGCCGGCGCGTATTGAGTAAGATTCGTTGGAAATGA
- a CDS encoding sensor histidine kinase, whose translation MRQNNTIPTYEQLINKAIKRLVLTITLTISAVILVMVGTQQTVNTSREARELMSSLHQANIKDVPSFIQWNNTTTRNTKQPAFIRVTTKKATLTTATKTKQTILTSPSSKAFFARHQTHWFGALVHVRGFGFFLSYTQKDGHNTYQLWVSMRRLMNSLFVLIALIIVVTLLTLAAGTWWAHRLAARLSAPTISLLHETQYTSNNPDADQPTLTVPTSPREVNDLGQAFNELLVAQNDRLQHERQFISDASHELRTPIAAIRGNLSLIRRRGEAHPEVIPESLNFIDEESLRMQHLIENLLHLSRADRAKLTLTDQNLSFLLLQLGEHYQPSLSQPLKLAIDPDIHVTGNPEMLQQIVVALLDNAHKYSPADQPITLSLHATDNTIRLAVADCGEGIPDDQKTAIFQRFYRVDQSRSQEVEGSGLGLAIVQQLVTLNHAKIEVTDNQPQGSIFTLIWSK comes from the coding sequence ATGCGGCAGAATAACACGATTCCAACGTATGAACAGTTAATTAACAAAGCCATCAAACGACTCGTTTTGACGATTACTTTGACGATCAGCGCCGTTATTTTGGTGATGGTTGGGACACAACAAACTGTCAACACGTCACGCGAAGCCCGCGAATTAATGAGTAGCTTGCATCAAGCTAATATTAAAGATGTGCCCAGCTTTATTCAATGGAACAATACCACCACGCGCAATACCAAACAACCGGCATTTATTCGTGTGACAACTAAAAAGGCCACTTTGACGACCGCCACCAAAACTAAGCAGACCATTTTAACCTCACCCTCTTCCAAGGCTTTCTTTGCACGTCACCAAACACATTGGTTCGGGGCGTTAGTCCACGTTCGCGGCTTCGGCTTCTTTCTTTCGTATACGCAAAAAGATGGTCATAACACCTATCAGCTATGGGTTAGTATGCGGCGTTTAATGAATAGTTTATTCGTGCTGATTGCGCTAATCATTGTGGTCACCTTGCTGACCTTAGCCGCTGGCACTTGGTGGGCTCATCGGTTAGCCGCGCGTTTAAGTGCCCCCACAATTAGTCTGTTACACGAGACGCAATACACGTCAAATAATCCTGACGCCGACCAGCCCACGTTGACTGTGCCGACTAGCCCACGCGAAGTTAATGATCTTGGACAAGCGTTTAACGAACTGTTAGTCGCCCAAAATGACCGCTTACAGCATGAGCGCCAATTTATCTCAGATGCCTCGCATGAACTTCGAACCCCCATCGCAGCGATCCGTGGTAACCTAAGTCTCATTCGTCGCCGTGGTGAAGCCCATCCAGAAGTGATTCCCGAATCATTAAATTTCATTGATGAAGAATCACTACGCATGCAACATTTGATTGAAAACTTGCTGCATTTATCACGCGCGGATCGCGCTAAATTGACGCTGACAGATCAAAATTTATCCTTTTTATTGTTACAACTGGGAGAACACTATCAGCCTTCCCTCTCACAACCCTTAAAATTGGCGATTGACCCCGATATCCACGTCACTGGTAATCCCGAGATGCTACAACAAATCGTCGTTGCCTTGCTGGATAACGCTCATAAGTATTCACCGGCTGACCAACCCATTACGCTAAGCCTCCACGCCACCGATAACACCATTCGCTTAGCGGTCGCCGACTGTGGTGAAGGGATTCCAGATGACCAAAAGACGGCTATTTTCCAACGGTTTTACCGTGTGGATCAATCGCGCTCACAAGAAGTCGAAGGTAGCGGCCTCGGTTTAGCGATTGTGCAACAATTAGTCACGCTGAATCATGCCAAAATTGAAGTCACTGATAACCAGCCACAAGGAAGTATTTTTACTTTGATTTGGTCAAAATAA
- a CDS encoding response regulator transcription factor, with protein sequence MKKTILIVEDELSLSGYLTKELQFEDFDVVVANDGLAAMTAYTAHQNDLLLILLDWMLPKLDGMEVLRRIRKHDQVPVIIMTARDYIGDKVAGLDNGADDYITKPFEIEELLARIRVIQRRAENQLEPNQVYQLDTIVLDTKAHRVTNNGAEVQLTHREYDLLLFFLAHPDEVFTRDDLLDQVWGADFLGQQNVVDVYVGYLRNKLATANAGPLIKTVRGVGYKLRESITHAAE encoded by the coding sequence ATGAAAAAAACAATTCTGATTGTTGAGGATGAGTTGAGTCTCTCCGGTTACCTCACCAAAGAACTCCAATTCGAAGATTTCGACGTGGTTGTCGCCAATGACGGTTTAGCCGCCATGACAGCATATACCGCGCATCAGAATGATCTCCTGTTAATTTTGCTCGACTGGATGTTACCAAAATTAGACGGTATGGAAGTCCTGCGACGGATTCGTAAACATGATCAAGTCCCGGTTATTATCATGACGGCACGTGATTATATCGGTGATAAAGTCGCTGGCCTAGATAACGGTGCCGATGATTACATTACCAAACCGTTTGAAATAGAAGAACTGCTCGCCCGCATCCGCGTGATCCAGCGGCGGGCTGAAAACCAGCTGGAACCCAATCAAGTTTATCAACTAGACACCATTGTCTTAGATACGAAAGCACATCGCGTCACCAACAATGGCGCTGAGGTGCAACTCACCCATCGCGAATATGATCTCTTGCTGTTCTTCTTAGCGCATCCCGACGAAGTCTTCACACGTGACGACTTGCTTGATCAAGTCTGGGGCGCTGACTTTCTTGGTCAACAAAATGTGGTCGATGTTTATGTCGGCTATCTGCGCAATAAGTTAGCCACCGCAAACGCGGGCCCACTAATCAAGACCGTTCGCGGCGTAGGCTATAAATTAAGGGAGTCGATTACGCATGCGGCAGAATAA
- a CDS encoding MurR/RpiR family transcriptional regulator: protein MFSYDQVQQLNRLEIEIYKYIMGHPAEVSTMTIRQLASQSHVSATTILRFLKRMGYDGYAEFKFTLKEQLRKDAAQPVSQTVIPMRTFFDRMDVPTVTAKISAATALIHQAKTVVLIGAGTSKGLAGYGTHLLANFGVYALQVTETAQPLPVTAVDLSDTVLLLLSVSGESEDVIQQGIFYQQNGAKLVVITASSHSTAAGIGDVVLTYDTPEVQAISGGSTLSQLPVVYFLEQITMGVQKVD from the coding sequence ATGTTTTCATATGACCAAGTGCAACAACTCAACCGCTTAGAAATTGAGATTTATAAGTATATTATGGGACATCCCGCTGAAGTTAGTACGATGACGATTCGCCAATTAGCGAGTCAGAGCCACGTTTCGGCTACGACAATTTTGCGATTCTTGAAACGGATGGGTTATGACGGCTATGCCGAATTTAAATTCACGCTGAAAGAACAACTCCGTAAAGACGCGGCTCAGCCGGTGTCACAGACGGTGATCCCGATGCGGACTTTCTTTGATCGGATGGACGTTCCCACGGTCACGGCTAAGATCAGTGCGGCGACTGCGCTGATCCACCAAGCTAAAACGGTGGTCCTAATTGGGGCCGGAACGAGCAAAGGGTTAGCCGGTTATGGCACCCATTTATTAGCCAACTTTGGGGTTTACGCGTTACAAGTGACGGAAACGGCGCAACCCTTACCAGTTACCGCAGTAGATTTATCGGACACCGTGCTTTTGCTACTATCGGTTTCTGGTGAATCAGAAGATGTCATCCAACAAGGCATCTTTTATCAGCAAAATGGGGCCAAACTCGTCGTGATTACGGCCAGTAGCCATTCGACGGCGGCTGGAATCGGTGACGTGGTCCTGACATATGATACGCCAGAAGTACAGGCTATCAGTGGTGGGAGTACACTGTCCCAATTACCAGTGGTTTACTTTTTGGAACAAATTACCATGGGTGTGCAAAAAGTGGATTAG